The Pseudorasbora parva isolate DD20220531a chromosome 16, ASM2467924v1, whole genome shotgun sequence genome includes a region encoding these proteins:
- the LOC137043759 gene encoding apomucin-like: protein MHSLTPPLSLVTVAQIIQNVVTPPHSSANRLLLPRLWPRPLTAQPIGFGCSPSSSSTASESSMCVLLSGTKPVLFSEFWRVCFSQPSPSSVGDQCTQRACVCEINCVPNDGGIHEGSTGISEGSTGNSEGYTGISEGSPGISEGSTGISEGSTGISEGSTGISEGSTGISEGSTGISEGCTGISEGSTGISEGSTGISEGSTGISEGSTGISEGSTGISEGFTGISEGSTGISEGSTGISEGSTGISEGSTGISEGCTGISEGSTGISEGSTGISEGSTGISEGSTGISEGSTGISEGSTGISEGSTGISEGSTGISEGCTGISEGSTGISEGSTGISEGSTGISEGSTGISEGSTGISEGSTGISEGSTGISEGSTGISEGSTGISEGSTGISEGSTGISEGSTGISEGSTGISEGSTGISEGSTGISEGSTGISEGSTGISEGSTGISEGFTGISEGSTGISEGSTGISEGSTGISEGSTGISEGSTGISEGSTGISEGSTGISEGYTGISEGSTGISEGSTGISEGSTGISEGSTGIVLGPCECYDHRNLDVGDLRSHVTPYGKKISAFLN, encoded by the exons ATGCACAGTCTCACGCCTCCTCTTTCTCTGGTAACTGTCGCACAGATCATCCAGAATGTGGTCACGCCCCCTCACAGCTCAGCCAATAGGCTTCTGCTGCCCAGACTGTGGCCACGCCCCCTCACAGCTCAGCCAATCGGCTTCGGCTGCTCGCCATCTTCCTCCAGCACAGCTTCT GAGTCCAGCATGTGTGTGCTTCTCTCCGGAACGAAGCCTGTGTTATTCTCTGAGTTCTG GCGTGTGTGTTTCTCTCAGCCTTCTCCCAGCAGTGTTGGAGATCAGTGTACACaaagagcatgtgtgtgtgagattaactGCGTCCCTAATGATGGAGGGATCCATGAGGGTTCCACGGGGATCAGTGAGGGTTCCACGGGGAACAGTGAGGGTTACACAGGGATCAGTGAGGGCTCCCCTGGGATCAGTGAGGGTTCCACAGGGATCAGTGAGGGTTCCACTGGGATCAGTGAGGGTTCCACAGGGATCAGTGAGGGCTCCACTGGGATCAGTGAGGGTTCCACAGGGATCAGTGAGGGTTGCACAGGGATCAGTGAGGGCTCCACTGGGATCAGTGAGGGCTCCACAGGGATCAGTGAGGGCTCCACTGGGATCAGTGAGGGCTCCACAGGGATCAGTGAGGGCTCCACTGGGATCAGTGAGGGTTTCACAGGGATCAGTGAGGGCTCCACTGGGATCAGTGAGGGCTCCACAGGGATCAGTGAGGGCTCCACTGGGATCAGTGAGGGTTCCACAGGGATCAGTGAGGGTTGCACGGGGATCAGTGAGGGCTCCACAGGGATCAGTGAGGGCTCCACAGGGATCAGTGAGGGCTCCACTGGGATCAGTGAGGGCTCCACAGGGATCAGTGAGGGTTCCACAGGGATCAGTGAGGGCTCCACAGGGATCAGTGAGGGCTCCACTGGGATCAGTGAGGGCTCCACAGGGATCAGTGAGGGTTGCACGGGGATCAGTGAGGGCTCCACAGGGATCAGTGAGGGTTCCACAGGGATCAGTGAGGGCTCCACAGGGATCAGTGAGGGCTCCACAGGGATCAGTGAGGGTTCCACAGGGATCAGTGAGGGCTCCACAGGGATCAGTGAGGGCTCCACTGGGATCAGTGAGGGTTCCACAGGGATCAGTGAGGGCTCCACAGGGATCAGTGAGGGCTCCACAGGGATCAGTGAGGGCTCGACAGGGATCAGTGAGGGCTCCACTGGGATCAGTGAGGGCTCCACTGGAATCAGTGAGGGCTCCACAGGGATCAGTGAGGGTTCCACTGGGATCAGTGAGGGTTCCACAGGGATCAGTGAGGGCTCCACAGGGATCAGTGAGGGCTCCACTGGGATCAGTGAGGGTTTCACAGGGATCAGTGAGGGCTCCACAGGGATCAGTGAGGGCTCCACTGGGATCAGTGAGGGCTCCACTGGGATCAGTGAGGGTTCCACGGGGATCAGTGAGGGCTCCACTGGGATCAGTGAGGGTTCCACAGGGATCAGTGAGGGCTCCACGGGGATAAGTGAGGGTTACACTGGGATCAGTGAGGGTTCCACAGGGATCAGTGAGGGCTCCACAGGGATCAGCGAGGGCTCCACGGGGATTAGTGAGGGTTCCACAGGGATAGTTTTAGGACCATGTGAGTGTTATGACCATAGGAACTTGGACGTTGGTGACCTACGCTCCCATGTTACTCCGTATGGAAAAAAGATTAGTGCATTTCTCAATTAG